In a genomic window of Arachnia rubra:
- a CDS encoding beta-ketoacyl-[acyl-carrier-protein] synthase family protein, with amino-acid sequence MTEVVITGFGALTPLGVDAPSTWEAMLAGRSGVHTLHYEWAQPLPVTFAAEAAGDPTEKIDRVAARRLDRSSQLALAAGQEAWEDAGFGFDEDNPVDPDRLAVCVGTGIGGLHSLLGNWDVQKEKGLRRVSPFTIPMLMANAPAANLGLKFGAAAGVHAPVSACASSNEAISLGLDQIRLGRCDIAVVGGSEGVIHPLPINAFAQMQALSRRNDDPEHASRPWDTGRDGFVLGEGSVIMVIETLEHARARGARIYGTLAGAGISNDNHDMVQPEPTGRGQSAAMLKALQVSGLAPADIKHINAHGTSTPQGDVTEANSIASALGAAVDHCIVTSTKSMSGHLLGSAGALETFATVMALKERVVPPTINIENLEPGLPIDIAVNEARTLPGGDLAAVNNSFGFGGSNVAVTVTNANVTG; translated from the coding sequence ATGACCGAGGTAGTCATCACAGGTTTCGGCGCTCTCACGCCACTTGGTGTGGACGCTCCCAGCACCTGGGAGGCGATGCTCGCCGGCCGTTCCGGCGTCCATACCCTGCACTATGAGTGGGCACAACCCCTACCCGTCACCTTTGCAGCCGAGGCAGCCGGCGATCCCACCGAGAAGATCGACCGGGTAGCGGCCCGCCGCCTCGACCGAAGCTCGCAACTGGCCCTGGCCGCCGGCCAGGAGGCATGGGAGGACGCCGGTTTCGGATTCGACGAGGACAACCCAGTGGACCCAGACCGGCTGGCTGTGTGCGTGGGAACCGGCATCGGGGGTCTGCACTCACTGCTGGGCAACTGGGATGTCCAGAAGGAGAAGGGGCTTCGCCGCGTCTCGCCTTTCACCATCCCCATGCTCATGGCCAACGCACCTGCTGCGAATCTCGGGTTGAAGTTCGGCGCCGCCGCAGGTGTGCACGCACCGGTCAGTGCCTGCGCATCGTCAAACGAGGCGATCTCCCTCGGACTCGACCAGATCCGGTTGGGTCGCTGTGACATCGCTGTCGTCGGGGGCTCCGAGGGCGTGATCCACCCCCTACCCATCAATGCCTTCGCCCAAATGCAGGCCCTGAGTCGGCGCAACGACGACCCGGAGCATGCTTCCCGTCCCTGGGACACCGGACGCGACGGCTTCGTTCTCGGCGAAGGATCAGTGATCATGGTGATCGAGACACTCGAACATGCTCGCGCCCGTGGAGCACGTATCTACGGCACCCTCGCCGGAGCAGGAATCAGCAACGACAACCACGACATGGTGCAACCTGAGCCGACTGGCCGCGGCCAGTCCGCTGCCATGCTTAAAGCCCTCCAGGTATCGGGGCTCGCCCCCGCCGATATCAAGCACATCAATGCCCACGGCACCTCAACCCCACAGGGGGATGTCACCGAGGCGAACTCGATCGCAAGTGCTCTCGGCGCTGCAGTCGACCACTGCATCGTCACCTCCACTAAGTCCATGAGCGGACATCTGCTGGGAAGCGCCGGTGCTTTGGAGACCTTCGCGACGGTGATGGCGCTGAAAGAGCGCGTGGTACCGCCAACGATCAACATCGAGAACCTTGAGCCGGGCCTGCCCATCGATATCGCGGTGAACGAGGCGCGCACACTCCCCGGCGGCGATCTGGCAGCTGTCAACAACTCCTTCGGGTTCGGAGGCTCAAACGTCGCCGTAACAGTGACCAACGCCAACGTCACTGGCTAA
- a CDS encoding AAA family ATPase, giving the protein MTTPSAQPALPTTVADAARLLGVAISQVQRVIVGQEHMVQQLMVALLAKGHCLLEGVPGVAKTLAVRSFATVVGGDFARVQFTPDLVPSDIVGTRIYSASSESFEIQLGPVFVNFVLADEINRAPAKVQSAMLELMAEKQVSIGGKTYPAPEPFIVIATQNPVESEGVYPLPEAQRDRFLVKVDVPYPKGNEEFEILRRMSITPPVAEQVLNPPLIRHLQDMASKVFVHNLVSEYIVRLVLATRDPSDFGMPDLEPVIQIGCSPRATLGLVAASRALALINGRDYVLPTDVQAVAYDVMSHRIVLGFDAVADNVAPTDVIDRILAMVPAPTPVWNDQQRQQRHQQHGYQPGQA; this is encoded by the coding sequence TTGACTACACCCAGCGCGCAGCCAGCTCTGCCCACAACCGTCGCCGACGCCGCCCGCCTTCTGGGTGTGGCCATCAGCCAGGTGCAGCGGGTCATCGTCGGTCAGGAACACATGGTTCAACAGCTGATGGTGGCTCTACTGGCGAAGGGCCATTGCCTTCTCGAAGGTGTCCCCGGGGTGGCGAAGACCCTGGCGGTCCGTTCCTTTGCGACGGTGGTCGGGGGAGATTTCGCACGGGTTCAGTTCACGCCAGACCTGGTCCCCTCCGACATCGTCGGCACCCGGATCTATTCCGCCAGTTCTGAGTCCTTCGAGATCCAGCTCGGCCCGGTCTTCGTCAACTTCGTGCTGGCTGACGAGATCAACCGGGCACCCGCCAAGGTGCAGTCAGCGATGCTTGAATTGATGGCCGAGAAACAGGTCTCCATCGGTGGCAAGACTTACCCAGCCCCCGAACCCTTCATCGTGATCGCGACCCAGAACCCGGTGGAGTCCGAGGGCGTATACCCACTCCCGGAGGCGCAGCGTGATCGGTTCCTCGTCAAAGTCGATGTTCCCTACCCGAAGGGCAACGAGGAATTCGAGATTCTCCGGCGCATGAGCATCACGCCGCCCGTGGCGGAACAGGTGCTTAACCCGCCACTGATACGCCACCTGCAGGACATGGCGTCGAAGGTTTTCGTGCACAACCTGGTCAGCGAGTACATCGTCCGTCTCGTCCTGGCCACCCGGGATCCCTCGGATTTCGGGATGCCCGACCTGGAGCCTGTAATCCAGATCGGCTGTTCGCCCCGTGCGACGCTCGGCCTGGTGGCGGCCTCCCGTGCCCTGGCCCTGATCAATGGGCGCGACTACGTCCTCCCGACCGATGTCCAGGCCGTCGCCTACGACGTCATGTCCCACCGTATCGTGCTCGGTTTCGATGCGGTCGCAGACAATGTCGCTCCCACGGATGTGATAGACCGCATCCTGGCCATGGTCCCGGCGCCCACACCCGTCTGGAATGACCAGCAACGCCAACAGCGGCACCAGCAGCACGGCTACCAGCCCGGCCAGGCCTGA
- a CDS encoding VWA domain-containing protein has protein sequence MGWLEFKTPERLWVLLALPVLIIAYLVLMRLKGRTSLRFTNTGVLGRVIGSQRRWTRHIAVAMSLCSLVALGLAWAQPLGTEKVPRERATVVLAIDTSLSMQATDVEPNRLEAAKAAALQFVDALPDSYNVSLVSLNGSPSVVMPPSTDRGALQRAINTLELKEGTAIGDSLDVSLKAIADAPPPDEGSEPVPAMIVMLSDGGNTQGADPSEGASRAKQAGVPVFTIAYGTQNGYVDLDGKRHNVAPDTEVLRSISAATNGESVTADSASSLNEAYKKIGSSVGTEEVQKPVTAQYAFGALGFAVVAALGAVMMAARWPR, from the coding sequence ATGGGCTGGCTTGAGTTCAAGACCCCAGAACGTCTGTGGGTGCTGCTGGCGCTTCCTGTGCTGATCATCGCCTACCTGGTGCTGATGCGCCTCAAAGGGAGGACGTCGCTGCGGTTCACCAATACGGGAGTATTGGGACGTGTCATCGGTTCTCAGCGCCGCTGGACCCGGCATATAGCGGTCGCCATGTCCCTGTGCTCCCTGGTTGCGCTGGGACTGGCCTGGGCGCAGCCACTCGGCACAGAGAAGGTGCCTAGAGAACGCGCGACGGTGGTGCTTGCGATCGACACCTCCTTGTCCATGCAAGCAACCGATGTTGAGCCCAACAGGCTGGAGGCGGCGAAAGCGGCGGCACTGCAGTTCGTGGATGCGCTACCTGACTCCTACAACGTCTCACTGGTATCCCTGAATGGCTCTCCCTCGGTGGTCATGCCTCCCTCGACGGACCGGGGAGCATTGCAAAGAGCCATCAACACGCTGGAGCTCAAGGAAGGCACTGCCATCGGTGACTCTCTGGACGTGTCCTTGAAGGCCATTGCGGATGCACCGCCACCTGACGAGGGCTCCGAGCCGGTCCCGGCCATGATCGTGATGCTCAGCGACGGCGGGAACACCCAGGGAGCGGATCCGAGTGAAGGTGCGAGCCGGGCCAAACAGGCTGGGGTTCCGGTCTTCACCATCGCTTACGGAACCCAGAACGGTTATGTCGATCTGGACGGTAAACGTCACAATGTCGCTCCTGACACGGAGGTGCTGCGTTCCATCTCCGCGGCCACCAATGGGGAGTCAGTGACCGCGGACAGCGCGAGCAGCCTCAACGAGGCCTACAAGAAGATCGGCTCATCAGTCGGTACGGAAGAGGTGCAGAAGCCAGTGACTGCCCAGTATGCCTTCGGCGCACTTGGCTTCGCCGTTGTGGCAGCTCTTGGGGCTGTGATGATGGCTGCGAGGTGGCCACGATGA
- a CDS encoding polyphosphate polymerase domain-containing protein produces the protein MSLKDLAPVHLDELNATAALMKRVDRKYPLHRRAAEAVLEELPAGTRVLYIGGRAEFGYTSVYFDTTSRDSYLLAARGRPHRFKVRVRSYQDSGEAFLEVKTQHRGSTVKQRIPHDPGALFTIDPEQYGFISRCLAAGGIRGLRPQWLRPSLETSYLRTTLLTPDGRTRVTLDQGLVWTENARTLRNPKLAIIESKSGSAPSPADRALWYHGYRPQRISKYATGLAALHPELPANRWRRVLKRHF, from the coding sequence ATGAGCCTGAAGGATCTCGCACCGGTGCATCTTGACGAACTCAATGCCACCGCGGCGCTGATGAAACGTGTGGACCGCAAGTACCCACTGCACCGCCGGGCTGCCGAGGCAGTCCTGGAGGAGCTCCCTGCCGGAACCAGGGTCCTGTATATCGGGGGGCGAGCGGAGTTCGGATACACATCCGTCTATTTCGACACCACCTCCCGTGACTCCTATCTGCTGGCCGCCAGAGGACGCCCCCACCGGTTCAAGGTACGGGTCCGCAGCTACCAGGACTCCGGGGAAGCCTTCCTGGAGGTGAAGACCCAGCACAGGGGCAGCACGGTCAAGCAACGTATCCCTCACGATCCGGGCGCTCTGTTCACGATCGATCCCGAACAGTACGGCTTCATCAGCCGCTGTCTCGCAGCCGGGGGGATACGCGGCCTGCGTCCGCAGTGGTTGAGACCGAGCTTGGAAACCAGCTACCTGCGCACTACGCTCCTCACTCCCGACGGCCGGACCCGGGTCACGCTGGACCAGGGACTCGTCTGGACAGAAAACGCAAGAACACTGCGCAACCCGAAACTGGCAATCATCGAGAGCAAATCGGGATCAGCGCCCAGCCCCGCAGACCGGGCCCTCTGGTACCACGGCTACCGCCCCCAGCGGATCTCGAAATACGCGACGGGCCTAGCAGCCCTTCACCCCGAACTTCCGGCTAACCGCTGGCGCCGGGTCCTCAAACGCCACTTCTGA
- a CDS encoding DUF4956 domain-containing protein codes for MELLPYLADIIAICILVFAVYLPRHHRRDLAVAYLGVNIGVMAVSIVLVNSAAAAGLGLGLFGVLSIIRLRSDELAQHEVVYYFSALALGLLGGLGGPITTYALMGLIVAVLAVVDTSRFRRGARREVVNLDRAITDPEELRYELATRLGGRVLGVNVQRLDFVTDSTLVEVRYAPGAALPAAELPIADEMEVLR; via the coding sequence ATGGAACTCCTGCCCTACCTAGCCGACATCATCGCGATCTGCATCCTTGTTTTCGCCGTCTATCTGCCACGGCACCACCGGCGCGACCTAGCGGTCGCCTACCTGGGCGTCAACATCGGCGTCATGGCGGTGTCCATTGTGCTCGTGAACAGTGCCGCGGCTGCGGGCCTGGGGCTTGGCCTGTTCGGTGTGCTGTCGATCATCCGGCTGCGCTCCGATGAGCTGGCACAGCATGAGGTGGTCTACTACTTCAGTGCGTTGGCCCTTGGGCTACTGGGCGGGCTTGGCGGCCCTATCACCACCTACGCGCTGATGGGACTCATCGTCGCCGTCCTGGCTGTCGTCGACACTTCACGGTTCAGGCGGGGAGCCAGGCGTGAGGTGGTCAATCTCGACCGCGCCATCACCGACCCAGAGGAGCTTCGCTACGAGCTCGCAACGCGTCTCGGCGGTCGGGTGCTCGGTGTCAACGTCCAGCGCCTGGACTTCGTCACCGACTCCACGCTCGTCGAGGTCCGCTACGCCCCCGGTGCCGCCCTTCCCGCCGCTGAGCTTCCCATCGCTGACGAGATGGAAGTGCTGCGATGA
- a CDS encoding DUF3145 domain-containing protein: MNACMATESLPGARGMVFIHSTPAALCPHLEWAAASVLGAGLNWQWSAQNAEPGSQRAELSWAGPTGSGARLASRLAEFSRIRFEVTEDAVLGAEGTRYCYTPALGGFAATVGVHGDILVPEDRIRHALDTASADGISVHQAMERLLGTAWDEELEQFRYSSEDAPIRWLHQVV; this comes from the coding sequence ATGAACGCATGCATGGCCACTGAGAGCCTGCCAGGGGCACGGGGGATGGTATTCATCCACTCCACCCCGGCTGCGCTGTGCCCTCATCTGGAATGGGCGGCCGCCTCGGTGCTGGGCGCAGGTCTCAACTGGCAGTGGAGCGCGCAGAACGCTGAACCGGGATCTCAGCGAGCTGAACTGTCATGGGCCGGGCCGACCGGGTCCGGGGCAAGGCTGGCGTCTCGTCTCGCTGAGTTCAGCCGGATCCGTTTTGAGGTGACCGAAGACGCGGTGCTGGGCGCCGAGGGGACACGCTACTGCTACACCCCGGCTCTTGGTGGTTTTGCGGCGACCGTGGGAGTACACGGGGACATCCTGGTTCCTGAAGACCGGATCCGTCATGCCCTCGACACCGCATCTGCCGATGGGATCAGCGTCCACCAGGCCATGGAGCGCCTCCTCGGCACGGCTTGGGACGAGGAGCTGGAGCAGTTCCGCTACAGCTCGGAGGACGCTCCCATCCGCTGGCTCCACCAGGTGGTATGA
- a CDS encoding alpha/beta hydrolase family protein, with amino-acid sequence MSIDQALVGADSIRQVRASANGVFWLAGIAAEDGRMTIRRWHDGEVTDITPSSNVRSRVMEYGGGAYAVSNDLVAWCDDLTQRLWLCEKNSPRPLTPVSTRFRYGGLALAPERRLLLAVREDHDARPEERSEIVALSLDSDNAGGGHVLVTGADFYAGPALRDGQLAWFQWMHPNMSWDASQVCIASCQDDAADGLSRVAPVAADAGVSAQHPLWLGDGSIAFVTDDSGYWNWRVIHGDETYTWSTPHDCSVPVWVLDSPPACAVGEDLLATVQIAGGRGALALWQPRSGGVTYPLPDTAMIESVASRGDELFVIAQWTDRPASLVRISPTGERSEIVTSEPLADASRPVYRWSEGKAGPVQSWFYPVPTATAASPLLVLTHGGPTSVHYPSFDRMVQFWVSRGIAVLDVNYSGSSGFGRAYRDRLAGQWGVLDVADVVAATREVCQAGLADPERVAIAGGSAGGYTTLQALVTSDTFSAGISSYGIGDLRALVKQTHKAESHYTFSLVAPWPEGEQIYQDRSPITQLDQLSTPMLIMQGLEDRVVPPQQAFDMAAAVRAKGLPVALVTFEHEGHGFRSLTARRQALEAQVSFLEQVFGLPHSQDVAPLAIENLPS; translated from the coding sequence ATGTCCATCGACCAGGCTCTTGTGGGAGCAGACTCCATCCGGCAGGTCCGCGCCAGCGCCAACGGCGTGTTCTGGCTGGCAGGTATCGCGGCCGAGGATGGCCGGATGACGATCCGACGCTGGCACGATGGCGAGGTCACCGACATCACGCCCTCATCCAATGTGCGTTCCCGGGTAATGGAATACGGAGGCGGCGCCTACGCGGTTTCCAATGACCTGGTTGCCTGGTGTGACGACCTCACTCAGCGTCTGTGGTTATGTGAAAAGAACTCCCCGCGTCCCCTGACCCCTGTCAGCACCAGGTTCAGGTATGGTGGGTTGGCCCTGGCTCCGGAACGCCGGCTGCTCCTCGCAGTTCGTGAGGACCACGACGCCAGGCCCGAGGAGCGGAGCGAGATCGTCGCGCTGAGCCTAGATTCAGACAACGCTGGTGGCGGTCATGTCCTGGTCACCGGGGCTGATTTCTACGCGGGGCCTGCGCTGCGTGATGGCCAGCTCGCCTGGTTCCAGTGGATGCACCCCAACATGAGCTGGGATGCGTCCCAGGTGTGCATCGCCTCCTGCCAGGATGATGCTGCAGACGGCCTATCCCGCGTGGCTCCCGTGGCGGCAGACGCAGGTGTCAGCGCTCAACATCCTCTGTGGCTCGGCGACGGCTCGATTGCCTTCGTCACGGATGACTCCGGTTACTGGAACTGGAGAGTGATCCATGGGGATGAGACATACACCTGGTCTACTCCCCACGACTGCTCAGTACCGGTCTGGGTGCTGGACAGCCCTCCCGCCTGCGCTGTCGGAGAGGATCTGCTGGCAACAGTGCAGATCGCTGGTGGCCGTGGTGCGCTGGCTCTGTGGCAGCCACGAAGCGGCGGGGTTACCTACCCTTTGCCGGACACAGCGATGATCGAGTCGGTGGCCTCCAGAGGCGACGAATTGTTCGTGATAGCGCAGTGGACTGACCGTCCCGCTTCCCTGGTGCGCATCTCCCCCACCGGGGAGCGGAGCGAGATCGTGACCTCTGAGCCGCTTGCAGATGCGAGCCGACCTGTATACCGCTGGTCCGAGGGCAAAGCCGGGCCTGTGCAGTCGTGGTTCTATCCAGTGCCGACGGCCACCGCAGCATCGCCACTGCTGGTGCTCACCCACGGCGGGCCGACCTCCGTGCACTACCCGAGCTTCGACAGGATGGTCCAGTTCTGGGTGTCCCGGGGCATTGCCGTCCTAGATGTCAACTACTCAGGGTCGAGCGGTTTCGGCCGGGCCTATCGAGACCGCCTGGCAGGACAGTGGGGCGTCCTGGACGTAGCCGATGTGGTGGCTGCGACACGCGAAGTGTGCCAGGCCGGGCTGGCGGATCCTGAACGTGTCGCCATAGCCGGCGGCAGCGCAGGCGGGTACACCACTTTGCAGGCGCTGGTGACCAGTGACACCTTTTCCGCCGGTATCAGCTCTTACGGCATAGGTGACCTACGGGCTCTCGTGAAGCAGACCCACAAGGCAGAATCCCACTACACCTTTTCCCTGGTGGCCCCATGGCCAGAGGGAGAGCAAATATATCAGGATCGCTCCCCCATCACGCAGCTGGACCAGCTCAGCACACCCATGCTGATCATGCAGGGGCTGGAGGACCGCGTGGTCCCACCACAGCAGGCCTTTGACATGGCAGCTGCGGTGCGCGCCAAGGGACTCCCGGTGGCGTTGGTGACATTCGAACATGAGGGGCATGGCTTCCGTTCCCTCACGGCCCGCCGTCAGGCCTTGGAAGCACAAGTCTCATTCCTGGAGCAGGTATTCGGGCTACCCCACAGCCAAGACGTGGCACCCTTGGCCATCGAAAACCTCCCATCGTGA
- a CDS encoding VWA domain-containing protein, with product MATMTTLILEFMQSARLWALILIPAIAGVYWYLARRIPQSRKPGSRSRIQLVIPKDAAWKRHGAVLLALLSLASLVIAWATPKDYGKQPRDRATVVVTIDVSWSMEAEDVKPNRLETAKQAAKKFISSLPERFNVALVTFAGTANVNVPPTVDRGVLTRAIDNLEMAPSTAIGEAIYTSLDALKQVPPDPDHPDETAPAAIVLLSDGASNLGRSSAAAAEQSKEMGVPIYTIAYGTQDGFVESNGERQRVAVDHHELYVIAERSGGKKFSAESADQLSEIYQAISSDVGYEKVPMEITDQYAGLAIIFAILAAVGVISLGARWP from the coding sequence GTGGCCACGATGACAACACTGATACTCGAGTTCATGCAGTCTGCCAGGCTGTGGGCGCTGATCCTGATCCCAGCGATCGCAGGTGTCTACTGGTACCTCGCGAGACGCATCCCCCAGTCCCGGAAACCCGGCTCACGCTCACGCATTCAGCTGGTGATCCCGAAGGACGCGGCCTGGAAACGTCACGGAGCGGTGCTCCTAGCGCTGCTCAGCCTCGCGTCGCTGGTGATCGCCTGGGCGACGCCCAAAGACTATGGCAAGCAACCGCGTGACCGCGCCACCGTCGTGGTGACGATCGATGTGTCCTGGTCGATGGAGGCAGAGGACGTGAAGCCGAACCGGCTGGAGACCGCCAAACAGGCCGCCAAGAAGTTCATCTCGAGCCTGCCCGAGCGCTTCAATGTGGCGTTGGTCACCTTCGCCGGTACAGCGAACGTGAATGTGCCCCCGACAGTGGATCGTGGAGTGCTGACGCGTGCCATCGACAACCTTGAGATGGCACCCTCAACGGCTATCGGCGAAGCCATCTACACAAGTCTTGACGCACTGAAACAGGTGCCGCCCGACCCCGACCACCCAGACGAGACAGCCCCTGCGGCCATCGTGCTGCTCTCCGACGGCGCCTCGAATCTGGGGCGGAGCTCCGCTGCCGCAGCCGAACAGTCGAAGGAGATGGGGGTTCCCATCTACACCATCGCCTATGGCACACAAGATGGTTTCGTCGAGTCGAATGGTGAGCGGCAGCGAGTGGCTGTCGACCATCATGAACTCTATGTGATCGCGGAAAGATCCGGCGGCAAGAAGTTCTCGGCGGAATCGGCTGATCAGCTTAGCGAGATCTATCAGGCGATCTCTTCCGACGTGGGATACGAGAAAGTACCGATGGAGATCACGGATCAGTACGCCGGGCTGGCAATCATCTTCGCGATCCTGGCTGCCGTCGGTGTGATATCTCTGGGCGCCCGCTGGCCATAA
- a CDS encoding DUF58 domain-containing protein, translating to MASPSFTPAAQAAHDPGAATSLLRTPSGPTIPLAKLAPEAALRRLELTVVRRLEGFLHGDHLGLLPGPGSDTNDARVYQPGQDDVRMMDWAVTARTTVPHVRDTMADRELEVWGLLDVTPSMNWGTEGVTKRDLGIAAIATIGFLSQRMGDRFGGMLLLPDRVKRLPARSGRTALYGMLRQMLTEPIVPDNASGDLELADGIEQLARSQRRRGMRVVVSDFLTAGEAELDPDRPPAWERAIRRLAVRNQVLCVEVVDRHELEFPDVGEMLIRDPETSFLRYINTSDPVARQRMDEASRAQRERIKVALRRAGAGHIQLRTDRDWVADIARFVLGYRRVAGMLHKPPQGVSR from the coding sequence TTGGCCTCCCCATCCTTCACGCCAGCAGCTCAGGCAGCCCATGACCCAGGGGCTGCCACCTCGTTGCTGCGCACGCCGAGTGGCCCCACCATCCCTTTGGCAAAACTGGCGCCGGAGGCGGCGCTGCGCCGCCTGGAGCTCACGGTGGTCCGGCGTCTCGAGGGTTTCCTGCACGGTGATCACCTGGGACTGCTTCCCGGTCCCGGGTCCGACACCAATGACGCACGCGTCTACCAGCCTGGCCAGGATGATGTCCGCATGATGGACTGGGCCGTCACGGCCCGGACCACGGTTCCCCACGTCCGCGACACGATGGCGGATCGGGAGCTGGAGGTCTGGGGCCTGCTCGATGTCACGCCGTCGATGAACTGGGGGACTGAGGGAGTGACCAAGCGCGACCTGGGGATCGCGGCCATCGCGACCATCGGTTTCCTCAGCCAGCGGATGGGGGATCGCTTTGGCGGGATGCTGCTGCTGCCTGACCGCGTCAAGCGGCTCCCCGCTCGCTCGGGGCGCACTGCTCTGTACGGCATGCTGCGGCAGATGCTGACTGAGCCCATCGTCCCCGACAATGCCAGTGGCGACCTGGAGCTAGCCGATGGAATCGAGCAGCTGGCACGTTCGCAGCGTCGTCGTGGCATGCGGGTTGTGGTGTCGGATTTCCTGACTGCCGGTGAAGCTGAACTCGACCCTGACAGGCCGCCTGCCTGGGAACGGGCTATCCGCCGCCTGGCGGTGCGGAACCAGGTGCTCTGCGTAGAGGTGGTGGATCGGCATGAGCTGGAGTTTCCCGATGTCGGGGAGATGCTGATCCGGGATCCCGAGACCTCCTTCCTGCGCTACATCAACACCTCCGACCCCGTCGCACGGCAGAGGATGGACGAGGCCTCCCGGGCGCAGCGAGAACGCATCAAGGTGGCGCTCAGGCGGGCCGGGGCTGGGCACATCCAGCTGCGTACAGACCGCGACTGGGTGGCTGACATCGCGCGCTTCGTTCTCGGCTACCGGCGTGTCGCCGGCATGCTTCACAAACCACCGCAGGGGGTGAGCCGTTGA
- a CDS encoding acyl carrier protein, whose product MASTEEIRTDLAEIVNDVAGVAAEDVQLDKSFVDDLGVDSLSMVEIIYACEDKFGVSIPDEDSKNLKTVGDAVAYIERAQA is encoded by the coding sequence ATGGCAAGCACTGAAGAGATTCGCACCGACCTCGCTGAGATCGTCAACGACGTGGCGGGGGTAGCCGCAGAGGACGTCCAGCTGGACAAGTCCTTCGTCGACGATCTGGGTGTTGACTCCCTTTCCATGGTGGAGATCATCTACGCCTGCGAGGACAAGTTCGGCGTCTCGATCCCCGACGAGGACTCCAAAAACCTGAAGACCGTGGGCGACGCCGTCGCGTATATCGAACGCGCCCAGGCCTGA